Genomic segment of Candidatus Binatia bacterium:
AGGTGGCAGACGCTCTCGGCGTCTCCCCGCGCGCCGTCGAGCAAATCGAGAACGAGGCGCTGCGGCTTCTACGCCAGAGCGCGATGGACCCTCTCAGCAAAGGCTGGAACGGCTGGGACGAAGCCTAGTGGCGTCAAGTGAAGAGGACGATCCATGGCTGAGAAGCCAGCTGATACGCCAAGCGCCACCAGTGCACCTTCCTCAAGCGGGCAGTGCGATCGGTGCATCTTCCGTTCCCCGGGCAGAACAGCCTGTGTGGCGTTTCCATGGGGCATCCCTGCTGAGATGCTTGAAGGCCGCTTCGACCACACCCAGCCTCATCCCGGCGATGGCGGCTTCCGCTTCGTACCGCGGCGCTGAGGAAACACCCCGTGCAAATACCCATGAAGACCGTTTGGCTCGAGTAGCCGCCACGTGTTTCTGGCGGCGTACAGCAGGGCGCTCATGTCCAAGCGACGATCTGGGCCGGCTCGCTGCCGCGACGTGCACAAGCGCCGGCGAAACACCTCCTGCGGTCACGCCAGACCCGGCTTTTTCATAGCTCCAAATCAGCCGCCGCGTTGAGGGACAGCGGGTCGCGCTCGCCGCGCCGCAGCCGCGGCTCCGCCGCCACCGCGATCATCGCCGCGTTGTCGGTGCAATAGTGCAGCGGCGGAATACTGATGGCCATGCCGAACTCCGTGGCCGCCTCTTGGGCACGGTGGCGCAGCCGTGAGTTGGCTGACACGCCGCCCGCAATGACGATCCGGGGACATTGCACGCTGTGGGCGGCCGCGAAGGTCGTATCGAGGAGCATGTCGACCACCGCCTCCTGAAAACTTGCCGCGACGTCTGCCGCGGCGGCATCGCTGTCGATCGGGTGCGCGCGCACGTACTGCCATACCGCCGTCTTCAAGCCGCTGAAGCTGAATTCGAAACGCACCCCGTCACGCGGTGCCTTCAGGCGTGCGCGTGGAAAACGGATGGCCTTTGGATCACCCTTACGCGCCAGGCTATCGATGACCCGGCCCCCCGGATAGCCGAGCCCCATCGTCTTGGCCACCTTGTCGAAAGCCTCACCGGCCGCGTCATCTCGTGTCGACCCCAGCAACTGGTAACGGCCCCAGTCCTCAGCGTAGTACAAGCTGGTGTGCCCACCCGACACCAGTAGCGCCACGTAGGGGAATGGGGTCCGGCCATCGATCTGCACCGAGAGCAGATGGCCCTCGAGATGATTGACCCCCATAAACGGGAGCTGGCGCGCAAACGCCATCGCCTTCGCGATCGAGAGTCCCACCAGCAACGAACCGACCAGCCCCGGCCCGCAGGTCGCCGCCACCGCGTCGATATCCGCCAGCGTCAGCTGCGCCCGCGTCAGCGCATCTTCGATGACGGGGACAATGTTGCGCATGTGCGAACGTGACGCCAGCTCCGGCACCACGCCACCGTAGCGGCAGTGGACATCGTCTTGCGACGTCACAACGCTGGACAGTACCGCCCCATCCGCCAGGACGGCCGCGGCGGTATCGTCGCACGAGCTTTCAATCGCGAGGATGCGCATGACGGTAGACTGGCGACGGCTCTGCGGCTAATTGCTCCCGCTGAGCCGCGCGATGCCGACGCGCGCCGCCAGGTTGTTGGGATCGGCCGTAATCGCCGCTTGATAGGCTTTGCGCGCGTCGGGGTAGCGGCCCACCTCCTCGAACACTGCCCCCTGCAGGCTGTGGATGCGCCCCCGCGAGACGCGATCGGTACGTCCGCCGAGCGACGCCGCACGGCTGGCAAAGGCGATCGCTTGATCGTAATGTTTCTTGAGGAAATGCACCTGGGCGAGAAAGTAGTAGCCGTGGGCGCTGGCAGGGTCAATGGCGACCGCACGCTCGAAACGATCGAGGGCGGCGTCGTACGCACCTTGACGAAGCCGTTCGCGTCCGTCCTCGATCAAGCGCAGCGCAGCGGTAACATTGGGCGGCGTCGTTGAACTGATCTGGGTTAGCAGCGATTCCGGTTCGGTGGGACTCACTGCCACCTCAGCCTCCGCCGTCGGGGTCGGCAGCGGCGTCTCGGCTGCACCGGGTGCAGGCGTAAATCCGCCGATCTCGCCGAGCGTGCTCTCCTGCAGTGCTGGAGTCGGTGTTGACGTCGGCGCGCGTCGGGGTCTCGTCGGGGTCGGCGCCGCCCGCGGCGTCTCCGCCACGCGCTCAGGCGGCGCCGGCCGCAATGGAGTGACGCACCCGCTGAAGGAGATTGCGAGCGTGGCGAAGACACTCACGCAGGTACGCGATGCGTAGATCATGTGGGACGACTCCGGAACCATGTCGACAGTGGAATATATCAGAGCGCATCGAATAGCGACGGGCGTCATTCGAAAACACATACAAGGCTTGGGCGGAAGCTGACAACCGGCGCCCTCCCCGTTGACGAGGCGCGTATTCGGCCCCTATCCTGGCTCAGGATGGGGGCGCAGAAGGCCAAAGGTGGGTGTGAACCGATCAATCTGTTTCGTTACCGGCCGACGAACGTTTTCATGGGCTACCGCGCCGTCTTCGAAACCATGCGTGACCATCCGGAAGAGGCCACAGCGATCCTCGGCCGGTACGGATACAGCTTCGATCTCGCCGTCGCCTCCCGGCGTTACACCCGGCTGCAACGCCACCGAGGCAATCCGGAGGCGTTGGAAGACACGCTGCTGATGCCCAAGCCGGAGGTGGAAGAGGAATGAGGCGCTCCGAGTTCAACATCAGAGGAGAGGAACAATGGCCGCACGCCTGACGCACGGTGACCCGCAAACGCTGTACCGCGGCAAGCTCCGCAGTGTACGGGAAGCGGTCGATCTCCTCCACGTAGAGGACACACTGGCGGCACCTATTTTGACCGGTCAGCCGGCGGCGTTTCTCGACGCCTTGGCCGCGCGTAGCGACTACCGCGATCTCTCGATCTTCAGCGGTCTGCTGATCGAGCCCTATCCGGTCCTGCAGCAACCCGGCGTCCGCCTGACCAGCGGGTTCTATGGGCCGATCGAACGGCAGCTGAAGTCCATGGGCGCCAAGGTGCGCTACCTGCCCGCAGACTTCATCGGTTGGGAGCGCTACGCCCGCCTCGCCCGCCCCCGGGTGGTCGCCTCTGCAGTGTCGCCCATGGATCAGTACGGCTACCTGAACTTCGGACTGCATGCCGGCGCAACCTTCAACGCCTTCCTCGAAGCCGCTCGCGATCCGCATCGGCTGGCCATCGCCGAGGTCAATCCTGGCCTGCCGCACGTCCTCGGCCTCGGCCGCTACGGTGGCCATCGCATTCATATTGCGGAAGTTGATTGTGTCGTGGAGTCGGACCGTTCCATCTTCGAACTGCCGGATCAGCCGGTGACGGAAGAGGACAATGCCATCGCCCGCCACATCGAGCAGCTGATCCAAAATGGGGCGACCTTGCAGATCGGCATTGGTGCCATTCCAACCATCGTCGTCGGGATGCTCGCTGCCGGAACCAAAGGGGATTTCGGCATTCATACCGAAATGATCACCAATGCCGTCTTGCGCCTGCACCGGGCGGGCAAGGTAACGAACCACAAGGGCATCTACGACGGATTCTCGGTGGGGACATTCGCGGCCGGCAGCAAGGAGCTGTACACGTGGATGGATCGCAACCCCGAAGTGCGCATGCTCCCCGTCGCCGAGGTGAACGATCCTGCCATCATCCGTCGCAACCGTCTGATGGTCAGCATCAACGGTGCTCTGGCAGTGGACCTCTCCGCTCAGGTGATGGCCGACACCATCGGACCGCGCCAGTATTCGGGGGTTGGAGGACATGAGCTCTTCGCCATCGGCGCACACGACAGCGATGGCGGCAAGAGCATCATCTGCCTGCACTCGACGGCCCGGAGCGAGGGCAAGACCATTTCAACCATCGTCCCGTCCCTGCCGCTCGGCACCCCGGTGACGACGCCACGGCATCATGTCCAGTACGTCATTACCGAGCACGGCGTGGCCAACCTCGGCCTGCTGACGGACGTCGAGCGAGCGCACGCGCTGATCGACATCGCACACCCGGACTTCCGGGACGAGTTGCGCGCGGCGGCGCGGGAGCTGCCGTAGATTTCAGCAGCACGCGATCGGGGAAAAGGAGACGAGCCCCACGAATCGCGATTGCCTACGGCGCTCCCACAATCTCTCGCAGCGCACCGCGCACCGGGTGCAGGGGGCACGGCACCGTGGGCTCTGTCCCTGCATAGAACGCCTCATCGAGGCTCTCCGGGCACTGCGGCGTCGCCAACATGCCGGAGGCTGGATCGATGCGGACTAGCGCGATTCCCGGTGGCGGGGTGAACGAGTTGGGGGGAAGTCCGGCCGTCGCCTGCTTCATGAAGTCGGTCCAGATCGGCAGCGCGGCCTCGGCGCCGGCCAGGTTGAGCGGACGCTTGTGATCGAACCCAACCCACACGACGGCCAGCAAGTCGGGCGTAAAGCCGGCGAACCAGGCATCGCTGTAGTCGTTCGTGGTACCGGTCTTGCCTGCCGCTGGCCGCTTGAATCCCTGTTTGCGCGCGGCGTGGGCGGTGCCGTAGTCGAACACGCCTTCCATCAAGTGAGTCACCAGGTACGCCGTGTCGGCGGGAATCACCTGCTCGGCCTGCACGGGGTTGCGTTCGATCGGCTGTTTGCTGTGATCGAACACCTTCTTGATGGCGAGTGGTGTGCTGCGCAGGCCGCTGTCGGCCAACGCCGTGAACGCTTGCGCCACTTCGAACGGCACCACTTCCGCGGCCCCGAGCACGACCGATGGGTACGGCGGCAGCGGTGAGTTGATCCCGAACCGGCGCGCCATTTCGATGATGGGTTCCAGTCCCACGTCGTGGGCCAGGCGGGCGGTCGCCGCATTGAGGGAATGCTCCAGGGCCTCGCGCACCGTCACCTCTCCCATGTAACGCTTCTTGTAGTTGGCGGGCGTCCACACCTGGTTGTCGTAGGCCCACTCGAAGGGCTCATCGGCAATCCGCGTCGTTGGCAGAATGGGTGAGGCATTGTGCCGCGTTTCTTCGAAGGCGGTCAGATAGGTGAACGGCTTGAAGACCGATCCCGGCTGGCGCAGGGCCTGCGTGCAGCGATTGAACTGACTGCTGCGGTACTCGCGCCCACCCATCATCGCCTTGATCGCACCCGTCTGCGGTTGAATGACGATCAGGCACCCTTGCAGCTGGTCAGCGGGCTTGGTGGCACGCAGGCGCGGGTAGCGCCGCTCCAGGTCGGCCAGACCGGCCTGCAACGCATGCTCGGCGAGCTTCTGCAAGTGCGTGTCGAGCGAGGTGTGGATCTGCAAACCTTCCGTGGTCAGCACGTGGCTCGGGTAGGTTTGCGACAGTTCCTGCCGAACGAAGTCGGTGAAATACGGCGCATCGTTCGTTTCGTTGACCACGGAAGCGGTGCGCACCGGTTCCTGAATGGCGGCGGCATACTGCTCCGCGGTGAGGTCGCTCTGCTTCAGCATGGACAGCAGAGCGAAGTTGCGGCGGCGTCTTGAGGCGACCGGGTCGCGGAAGGGCGAGTAGCGGTTCGGGGCTTTGATCAGTCCGGCGAGCGTAGCGATTTCGGCGACCGAAAGATCTTGCGGCTCCTTGTCGAAATAGAAATGCGAGGCTTGCCAGAGGCCGTAGATGCCTTGCGCCCCTTTCTGCCCGAGATAGATCTCGTTGACATAGTTCGTCAGGATCTCCTGCTTCGAGAAGCGCCGCTCGATGATGAGCGCCATCAGCGCTTCGGTGAGCTTGCGCTTCATGCTGCGCTCGTCGGTGAGGAAGAAGTTCTTCATCAGCTGCTGGGTCAACGTACTGCCGCCCTGTTCAACGCGGTGGCTGCGCAGATCGACCCAGAGCGCCCGTGCGATACCGCCGACATCGATGCCAGGGTGCTCGTAGAAATGCTGATCCTCGACGTCGATGATGGCGCGCAGCAGTAATGGCGGCAGCTGATCGAGGCTGACCAGATGCCGTTCCTCCCAGATCCCCTGGTACAGGCAGCTGATGAGTTCGGGGTCGAACTCGAAAGCGTACAGCTCCTTGTGGCTGGCGAGATCTTCGATGCGTGTGACGGCATCCCCCGAAAGATTCAGCCGGACGAGGGTGCCACTGCCCTCCACTGTGGGATAGGGAAACTCGTGCAGGTAGATGTCCAGGCCGTTCTTATCGACGTGGTACTGGCCCCGGCGCGTCACCTCGCCATCGACGCGCTGGTAGTCGAGGTCGTGCAGCCGCTCGTAGAACCCGACCGCCTTCAGATCCATCCCCGGATAGATCAAGAGGCTATCCGAGTAGATCTTGGAGGGGAAACTCCAGCGGTGGGTTTGAAACTTCTCGACGACGACCGGTTCCCACTGGCGCAGCATGAGCCACAAGGCCACGCTGCCCACTGCGG
This window contains:
- a CDS encoding sigma factor-like helix-turn-helix DNA-binding protein, yielding MVGLSHQQELVLLLRFGQGPRPATYEQVADALGVSPRAVEQIENEALRLLRQSAMDPLSKGWNGWDEA
- the tsaD gene encoding tRNA (adenosine(37)-N6)-threonylcarbamoyltransferase complex transferase subunit TsaD, translated to MRILAIESSCDDTAAAVLADGAVLSSVVTSQDDVHCRYGGVVPELASRSHMRNIVPVIEDALTRAQLTLADIDAVAATCGPGLVGSLLVGLSIAKAMAFARQLPFMGVNHLEGHLLSVQIDGRTPFPYVALLVSGGHTSLYYAEDWGRYQLLGSTRDDAAGEAFDKVAKTMGLGYPGGRVIDSLARKGDPKAIRFPRARLKAPRDGVRFEFSFSGLKTAVWQYVRAHPIDSDAAAADVAASFQEAVVDMLLDTTFAAAHSVQCPRIVIAGGVSANSRLRHRAQEAATEFGMAISIPPLHYCTDNAAMIAVAAEPRLRRGERDPLSLNAAADLEL
- a CDS encoding tetratricopeptide repeat protein yields the protein MIYASRTCVSVFATLAISFSGCVTPLRPAPPERVAETPRAAPTPTRPRRAPTSTPTPALQESTLGEIGGFTPAPGAAETPLPTPTAEAEVAVSPTEPESLLTQISSTTPPNVTAALRLIEDGRERLRQGAYDAALDRFERAVAIDPASAHGYYFLAQVHFLKKHYDQAIAFASRAASLGGRTDRVSRGRIHSLQGAVFEEVGRYPDARKAYQAAITADPNNLAARVGIARLSGSN
- a CDS encoding acetyl-CoA hydrolase/transferase C-terminal domain-containing protein, which translates into the protein MAARLTHGDPQTLYRGKLRSVREAVDLLHVEDTLAAPILTGQPAAFLDALAARSDYRDLSIFSGLLIEPYPVLQQPGVRLTSGFYGPIERQLKSMGAKVRYLPADFIGWERYARLARPRVVASAVSPMDQYGYLNFGLHAGATFNAFLEAARDPHRLAIAEVNPGLPHVLGLGRYGGHRIHIAEVDCVVESDRSIFELPDQPVTEEDNAIARHIEQLIQNGATLQIGIGAIPTIVVGMLAAGTKGDFGIHTEMITNAVLRLHRAGKVTNHKGIYDGFSVGTFAAGSKELYTWMDRNPEVRMLPVAEVNDPAIIRRNRLMVSINGALAVDLSAQVMADTIGPRQYSGVGGHELFAIGAHDSDGGKSIICLHSTARSEGKTISTIVPSLPLGTPVTTPRHHVQYVITEHGVANLGLLTDVERAHALIDIAHPDFRDELRAAARELP
- a CDS encoding PBP1A family penicillin-binding protein — encoded protein: MLRRIAFVLLLLIVAAAAVGSVALWLMLRQWEPVVVEKFQTHRWSFPSKIYSDSLLIYPGMDLKAVGFYERLHDLDYQRVDGEVTRRGQYHVDKNGLDIYLHEFPYPTVEGSGTLVRLNLSGDAVTRIEDLASHKELYAFEFDPELISCLYQGIWEERHLVSLDQLPPLLLRAIIDVEDQHFYEHPGIDVGGIARALWVDLRSHRVEQGGSTLTQQLMKNFFLTDERSMKRKLTEALMALIIERRFSKQEILTNYVNEIYLGQKGAQGIYGLWQASHFYFDKEPQDLSVAEIATLAGLIKAPNRYSPFRDPVASRRRRNFALLSMLKQSDLTAEQYAAAIQEPVRTASVVNETNDAPYFTDFVRQELSQTYPSHVLTTEGLQIHTSLDTHLQKLAEHALQAGLADLERRYPRLRATKPADQLQGCLIVIQPQTGAIKAMMGGREYRSSQFNRCTQALRQPGSVFKPFTYLTAFEETRHNASPILPTTRIADEPFEWAYDNQVWTPANYKKRYMGEVTVREALEHSLNAATARLAHDVGLEPIIEMARRFGINSPLPPYPSVVLGAAEVVPFEVAQAFTALADSGLRSTPLAIKKVFDHSKQPIERNPVQAEQVIPADTAYLVTHLMEGVFDYGTAHAARKQGFKRPAAGKTGTTNDYSDAWFAGFTPDLLAVVWVGFDHKRPLNLAGAEAALPIWTDFMKQATAGLPPNSFTPPPGIALVRIDPASGMLATPQCPESLDEAFYAGTEPTVPCPLHPVRGALREIVGAP